A DNA window from Pseudomonas wuhanensis contains the following coding sequences:
- a CDS encoding alpha/beta hydrolase: protein MNTFSKVLTGTLLALSINSAFAGNGVEHNTQAFLDVLNAGTGKPIEQLTPADARAVLVGAQAGVKLTLPKADVSEKTIQVDGQPISLTIVRPAGVKGELPVFMFFHGGGWVLGDFPTHERLVRDLVTGSGAAAVFVNYTPSPEAHYPVAINQAYAATKWVAEHGKEINVDGKRLAVAGNSVGGNMAAVVALMAKDKGTPAIRFQVLLWPVTDASFETASYNQFAEGHFLTKNMMKWFWDNYTTDAKQRNEIYASPLRATTAQLKGLPPALVQTASADVLRDEGEAYARKLDEAGVPVTAVRYNGMIHDYGLLNVVSQVPAVRSAMLQASEELKQHLKK from the coding sequence ATGAACACTTTCAGCAAAGTCTTGACCGGTACTCTTCTCGCTCTGTCCATCAACAGTGCATTCGCAGGCAATGGGGTTGAACACAACACCCAGGCGTTCCTTGACGTGCTGAATGCCGGCACCGGTAAACCGATCGAGCAGCTCACCCCTGCCGATGCCCGCGCGGTGTTGGTGGGTGCACAGGCCGGGGTGAAACTGACGTTGCCAAAAGCCGATGTCAGCGAGAAGACCATCCAGGTCGACGGCCAACCGATCAGCCTGACCATCGTTCGGCCGGCCGGGGTCAAAGGCGAGCTGCCGGTGTTCATGTTCTTCCACGGCGGTGGCTGGGTACTGGGGGACTTCCCGACCCACGAAAGATTGGTTCGGGACCTGGTAACGGGTTCGGGCGCGGCGGCGGTGTTCGTCAATTACACCCCGTCGCCGGAAGCGCATTACCCGGTGGCGATCAACCAGGCCTACGCCGCGACAAAGTGGGTGGCCGAGCACGGTAAAGAGATCAACGTCGACGGCAAACGACTGGCCGTGGCCGGCAACAGCGTCGGTGGCAATATGGCGGCCGTGGTTGCACTGATGGCCAAAGACAAAGGCACGCCGGCGATCAGATTCCAGGTGCTGTTGTGGCCGGTGACTGACGCCAGCTTCGAGACGGCGTCCTATAACCAGTTCGCCGAGGGGCACTTCCTCACCAAAAACATGATGAAGTGGTTCTGGGACAACTACACCACCGACGCCAAACAGCGTAACGAGATCTACGCCTCACCGCTGCGGGCAACCACTGCGCAACTCAAGGGCTTGCCACCTGCCCTGGTGCAGACGGCGAGCGCCGATGTACTGCGCGATGAAGGTGAAGCGTACGCGCGCAAACTCGACGAGGCCGGTGTGCCGGTCACGGCGGTGCGCTACAACGGCATGATCCACGACTATGGTTTGCTTAACGTAGTGAGCCAGGTGCCCGCGGTGCGCTCGGCGATGTTGCAGGCGTCCGAAGAGCTCAAGCAACACCTGAAGAAATAA
- a CDS encoding sulfite exporter TauE/SafE family protein encodes MIEFMLYLVFGAALGTLGGLFGIGGGLVAIPLLGVWFGLDQQIAQGTALVMVVPNVMLALWRYHQRNRIELHHALPLASMGFCFAWIGSIWAVGIDAQTMRLGFVAFLIALSAYNLMRMFTTNAPASSQMRYSWPWLGVLGAASGTMGGLFGVGGAVVATPVLTSLFGTTQVVAQGLALALALPSTGVTLATYAVHDQVHWAIGVPLAVGGLMSISWGVRIAHALPERLLRGLFCGFLVVCAVMLAFKV; translated from the coding sequence GTGATTGAGTTCATGTTGTATCTGGTTTTTGGCGCGGCCTTGGGAACCCTCGGCGGCCTGTTCGGCATTGGTGGCGGGTTGGTCGCGATCCCGCTGCTGGGCGTGTGGTTCGGTCTTGATCAGCAGATTGCCCAAGGCACGGCGCTGGTGATGGTGGTGCCGAACGTGATGCTGGCACTGTGGCGCTATCACCAGCGCAATCGCATCGAATTGCATCATGCGCTGCCACTGGCCTCGATGGGGTTCTGCTTTGCCTGGATCGGTTCGATCTGGGCGGTGGGTATCGATGCACAAACCATGCGCTTGGGCTTCGTCGCTTTCCTGATCGCGCTGTCGGCCTACAACCTGATGCGAATGTTCACCACCAACGCACCGGCCTCTTCGCAGATGCGCTATTCCTGGCCGTGGCTGGGTGTGCTCGGAGCGGCTTCCGGGACCATGGGCGGACTATTTGGAGTGGGCGGGGCGGTGGTGGCAACGCCGGTGTTGACCAGCCTGTTCGGCACCACTCAAGTGGTTGCCCAGGGGTTGGCGCTGGCGCTGGCGTTGCCGAGTACGGGCGTCACCCTGGCGACTTATGCAGTGCACGATCAGGTGCATTGGGCGATCGGTGTGCCGTTGGCGGTCGGAGGATTGATGAGCATCAGTTGGGGCGTGAGAATTGCCCACGCATTGCCGGAGCGACTCCTGCGTGGGCTGTTCTGTGGTTTTCTGGTGGTCTGTGCGGTGATGCTCGCGTTTAAAGTTTGA
- a CDS encoding winged helix-turn-helix domain-containing protein, producing MPATLSFSLKQARRLALAAQGFNGRQPPAAIKAVQLNRLIERLGILQIDSVNALVRSHYLPLFSRLGNYSSDLLDQAAWSQGRRRTLFEYWGHEASLLPLSMYPLMRWRMQRATRGEDIYQQLARFGREQQDTIRRVLASVQELGALGAGSLSTRQERAGPWWDWSEEKHALEWLFAAGEVTVAGRRGFERLYDLPERVIPSAILQQPLLSEAEAQRGLLLHAANALGVATEKDLRDYFRLSPADSRPRLAELVEEGDLLVCEVEGWRQPAYCLAEPKVPRKVKASALLSPFDSLIWERSRTERLFDFRYRLEIYTPQHKRVYGYYVLPFLHNERVAARVDLRAERALGRLAVHAVHEEEPGLDEVGMLALAVNLRQMADWLGLAQIQLNCPRASAARLRVALAQLDGD from the coding sequence ATGCCCGCCACACTGTCCTTTTCCCTCAAACAGGCTCGGCGTCTGGCGCTGGCTGCCCAAGGGTTCAACGGGCGCCAGCCGCCAGCGGCGATCAAAGCGGTTCAGCTAAACCGGCTGATCGAGCGCCTGGGCATTCTGCAGATCGATTCGGTCAATGCGTTGGTGCGTTCGCACTATCTTCCCTTGTTTTCCCGTCTTGGCAATTACTCATCCGACTTGCTTGATCAGGCTGCCTGGAGTCAGGGCCGTCGACGCACGTTGTTCGAGTACTGGGGTCATGAAGCGTCTTTGTTGCCCTTGTCGATGTACCCCTTGATGCGTTGGCGAATGCAGCGCGCGACCCGCGGCGAAGACATCTATCAGCAACTGGCGCGCTTCGGTCGTGAGCAGCAAGACACGATTCGCCGCGTGTTGGCGTCGGTTCAGGAGCTCGGTGCGCTGGGTGCGGGCAGCTTGTCGACCCGCCAGGAGCGGGCGGGGCCATGGTGGGACTGGAGCGAGGAAAAGCACGCGCTGGAATGGTTGTTCGCTGCTGGTGAAGTGACCGTGGCCGGGCGGCGCGGGTTCGAACGGCTTTATGATTTGCCGGAGCGGGTGATTCCTTCGGCCATTCTTCAGCAGCCTTTGCTTAGCGAGGCTGAGGCTCAGCGCGGGCTATTACTGCATGCCGCCAATGCGTTGGGCGTGGCGACGGAAAAGGACCTGCGGGATTATTTTCGCTTGAGCCCGGCAGACAGCCGGCCGCGGCTAGCGGAGCTGGTCGAGGAGGGCGATCTGCTGGTATGTGAGGTTGAAGGCTGGCGGCAACCAGCCTATTGCCTGGCAGAGCCGAAAGTACCGCGCAAGGTCAAGGCCAGTGCGCTGCTTTCACCGTTTGATTCGCTGATTTGGGAACGCAGCCGTACCGAGCGATTGTTCGATTTCCGTTATCGGCTGGAGATTTATACGCCACAGCATAAGCGCGTCTACGGCTATTACGTATTGCCGTTTTTGCACAATGAGCGGGTTGCCGCGCGGGTCGACTTGCGGGCCGAGCGGGCATTGGGCCGGTTGGCGGTGCATGCCGTGCATGAGGAAGAGCCGGGGCTGGATGAGGTGGGGATGCTGGCGTTGGCGGTCAATCTGCGGCAGATGGCGGATTGGTTGGGGCTGGCGCAGATTCAATTGAATTGCCCGCGGGCGAGTGCGGCGCGGTTGCGGGTGGCATTGGCACAGCTTGATGGTGATTGA
- a CDS encoding IS110 family transposase, translating into MSVHVGLDVGSRTTAMGWRDKGRAAGSWDIAQTPKGRKAAVKKLIALKPLSVVMEATGIYYLDLALELSTAGLPVSVINPKSSRNFARLMLQHSKTDAIDAQLLAEYGERMTPRLWTPPSPAQLELRAIGRHINRLTCHCTRAKNELHALQATETTSAMLIEDEEEAIAMFGRRIERFRRAGRDIIASCPILQEQFDHMVAAPGMGEVSTFAVLAELTTLPVTLKSPQISRYAGLDVRLTQSGTSIDKPGRLSKGGNAYLRSAMFMPAMSAIRCDPYVKAFYDVLVGRGKRKMQAICAVMRKYLTGLWACIRAGEDFDTAKLFSEKHLLKA; encoded by the coding sequence ATGAGTGTACACGTCGGATTGGATGTTGGTTCTCGCACCACAGCAATGGGATGGCGTGACAAAGGCCGTGCAGCTGGCTCGTGGGATATCGCTCAAACGCCCAAGGGGCGCAAGGCTGCCGTGAAAAAGCTGATAGCACTCAAACCGCTTTCTGTGGTCATGGAAGCCACCGGGATTTATTACCTGGATCTGGCCCTGGAGTTAAGCACTGCAGGCTTGCCGGTTTCTGTGATCAACCCGAAAAGCTCCCGCAATTTTGCAAGACTGATGCTTCAACACAGTAAAACGGACGCCATCGACGCCCAGTTGCTAGCGGAGTACGGCGAACGCATGACGCCTCGCTTGTGGACTCCTCCAAGCCCCGCCCAGCTTGAGTTGCGTGCCATTGGCCGGCATATCAACCGTCTGACCTGCCACTGCACCCGAGCGAAGAATGAGCTGCATGCCCTTCAAGCGACCGAAACAACTTCAGCGATGCTGATTGAGGATGAGGAAGAAGCTATTGCGATGTTCGGCAGGCGCATCGAACGGTTTAGGCGAGCCGGGCGAGACATCATCGCTAGCTGTCCAATTTTGCAGGAGCAGTTTGATCACATGGTGGCTGCACCCGGAATGGGTGAGGTCTCGACATTTGCAGTGCTGGCTGAACTGACGACCCTGCCAGTGACACTCAAATCCCCGCAGATCAGTCGTTATGCAGGGCTGGACGTGCGACTGACCCAGTCTGGAACGAGCATCGACAAACCCGGGCGCCTGAGCAAGGGTGGCAACGCCTACCTGCGCTCGGCGATGTTCATGCCTGCCATGTCAGCGATCCGTTGCGATCCTTATGTGAAGGCTTTTTACGACGTGCTAGTCGGTCGTGGAAAACGAAAAATGCAGGCCATCTGCGCGGTTATGCGCAAATACCTGACAGGCTTGTGGGCCTGCATACGTGCTGGAGAGGATTTCGATACGGCCAAGCTTTTCAGCGAAAAACATCTGCTAAAAGCTTGA
- a CDS encoding MarR family winged helix-turn-helix transcriptional regulator, with translation MNTERNNPDNCDDLLLDNQVCFALHSTSLLMTKVYKPLLQALGLTYPQYLAMMVLWEKDGLTVGEISTKLLTDPGSLTPLLKRLEAEGLLSRTRSREDERVVIVELTEQGRALRDKARGIPQCILGASGQTLEQLKKLQADLQALRSHLQDSL, from the coding sequence ATGAACACCGAGCGCAACAACCCGGACAACTGCGACGACCTGCTGCTGGATAATCAGGTCTGCTTCGCCCTGCATTCCACCTCGCTGCTGATGACCAAGGTCTACAAGCCGCTGCTACAAGCGCTGGGCCTGACCTATCCGCAGTACTTGGCGATGATGGTGTTGTGGGAAAAGGATGGGCTGACGGTCGGCGAAATCAGCACAAAACTGCTGACCGATCCCGGCTCCCTCACCCCGCTGCTCAAGCGTCTGGAGGCCGAAGGCCTGTTGAGCCGCACCCGCAGCCGTGAAGACGAGCGAGTAGTGATTGTCGAACTGACCGAGCAAGGCCGTGCATTGCGAGACAAGGCGCGGGGTATTCCCCAGTGCATCCTCGGTGCCAGCGGACAAACGCTGGAACAGTTGAAGAAGCTGCAAGCAGATCTTCAAGCGCTGCGTAGTCATCTGCAAGATAGCCTTTAG
- a CDS encoding class II 3-deoxy-7-phosphoheptulonate synthase has translation MSQPWSPDSWRALPIQQQPQYPDAAHLLHVEQTLASYPPLVFAGEARELRRQFAEVTQGRAFLLQGGDCAESFAEFSAAKIRDTFKVLLQMAIVMTFAAGCPVVKVGRMAGQFAKPRSANDETINGVTLPAYRGDIVNGIGFDEKSRVPDPDRLLQSYHQSTATLNLLRAFAQGGFADLHQVHKWNLDFIANSALAEKYSHLADRIDETLAFMRACGMDSSPQLRETSFFTAHEALLLNYEEAFVRRDSLTNDYYDCSAHMLWIGDRTRQLDGAHVEFLRGVHNPIGVKVGPSMTPEDLIRLIDVLNPDNDPGRLNLIARMGANKVGDHLPQLIRAVQREGKQVLWSSDPMHGNTIKASSGYKTRDFAQILGEVKQFFQVHEAEGSYAGGIHIEMTGQNVTECIGGARPITEDGLSDRYHTHCDPRMNADQSLELAFLIAETLKQVRR, from the coding sequence ATGAGCCAACCCTGGAGCCCTGACAGCTGGCGCGCCCTGCCGATCCAGCAACAACCTCAATACCCCGACGCGGCGCATTTGCTGCACGTCGAGCAAACCCTGGCGAGCTATCCGCCGCTGGTGTTTGCCGGTGAAGCCCGGGAGTTGCGCCGTCAGTTTGCCGAAGTCACCCAGGGCCGGGCGTTTCTGTTGCAGGGCGGTGACTGCGCCGAAAGCTTCGCCGAATTCTCCGCCGCGAAAATTCGCGACACGTTTAAAGTGTTGCTGCAAATGGCGATCGTCATGACCTTCGCCGCCGGCTGCCCGGTGGTCAAAGTCGGACGCATGGCCGGCCAGTTCGCCAAACCCCGTTCGGCCAACGATGAAACCATCAACGGCGTGACACTGCCGGCCTACCGTGGCGATATCGTCAACGGCATCGGTTTCGACGAAAAAAGCCGTGTACCGGATCCGGATCGCTTGCTGCAGTCTTACCACCAGTCCACTGCAACCCTGAACCTGCTGCGCGCCTTTGCCCAGGGCGGCTTTGCCGACCTGCATCAGGTGCACAAGTGGAACCTGGATTTCATCGCCAACTCGGCGCTGGCCGAGAAGTACAGCCACCTGGCTGATCGCATCGATGAAACCCTGGCCTTCATGCGCGCCTGCGGCATGGACAGCTCGCCGCAACTGCGCGAAACAAGTTTCTTCACCGCCCACGAAGCGCTGCTGTTGAACTACGAAGAAGCCTTCGTGCGTCGCGACAGCCTGACCAACGACTACTACGACTGCTCGGCCCACATGCTGTGGATCGGCGACCGTACCCGTCAACTGGACGGTGCGCATGTCGAATTCCTGCGCGGGGTGCACAACCCGATCGGCGTGAAGGTCGGCCCGAGCATGACCCCTGAAGACCTGATTCGCCTGATCGATGTGCTTAACCCGGACAACGATCCGGGTCGCCTGAACCTGATTGCGCGGATGGGCGCGAACAAGGTCGGCGATCACCTGCCGCAGCTGATCCGCGCGGTGCAGCGCGAGGGCAAGCAGGTGCTTTGGAGCTCCGACCCGATGCACGGCAACACCATCAAGGCCAGCAGCGGCTACAAGACCCGCGACTTCGCGCAAATCCTTGGCGAGGTGAAACAGTTCTTCCAGGTTCACGAGGCGGAAGGCAGTTATGCCGGCGGCATCCACATCGAAATGACCGGGCAGAACGTCACCGAATGCATCGGCGGCGCACGGCCGATTACCGAGGATGGGTTGTCGGATCGTTACCACACCCACTGCGACCCACGGATGAATGCCGATCAGTCGCTGGAATTGGCGTTTTTGATTGCTGAAACCCTGAAGCAGGTTCGGCGGTGA
- a CDS encoding DUF1127 domain-containing protein, whose product MKGHNEHVTEQKFSIHAVSDLLHKFSRWYELHREREMLASLSDEALKDIGVSRADVEHETVRPFWDDPMHK is encoded by the coding sequence ATGAAAGGTCACAACGAGCATGTAACGGAACAAAAATTTTCAATCCATGCGGTATCCGATTTGCTGCACAAGTTTAGTCGCTGGTACGAACTTCACCGTGAACGTGAAATGTTGGCGAGCTTGAGCGACGAAGCATTGAAGGATATCGGCGTGAGCCGTGCGGATGTGGAGCATGAGACGGTAAGACCGTTCTGGGATGATCCGATGCATAAATGA
- a CDS encoding LysR substrate-binding domain-containing protein, which produces MSAYPSIDTDVLRTFVAIADQGGFTRAGEMVNRTQSAVSMQMKRLEEDVLQRQLFERDGRQVKLTAEGQVLLGYARRILKLHSEVFNTLREPHMVGTVRIGTPDDYVMRFLPGILSRFAQFYPLIQIEVHCESTRQLLQRQDLDLSIVTREPGNEIGQLLRKERFVWAEAQCFSAHEQTPLPLAMFNSDCFCRLWACNALDAMGRDYRIAYNSSSLSALMAVVSAGLAITAQLESLITPDMRILGANEDLPLLPEASIMLIRNLNNPSPITECLAEHIVEGFKL; this is translated from the coding sequence ATGTCCGCCTACCCCAGTATCGACACCGATGTATTGCGCACCTTCGTCGCGATCGCCGATCAGGGCGGTTTCACCCGCGCCGGTGAAATGGTCAACCGCACCCAGTCGGCGGTGAGCATGCAGATGAAACGCCTGGAAGAAGACGTGCTGCAGCGCCAGCTGTTCGAACGCGACGGGCGCCAGGTCAAACTGACCGCCGAAGGCCAGGTATTGCTGGGCTATGCGCGGCGCATCCTCAAACTCCACAGCGAAGTCTTCAATACCCTGCGTGAGCCACATATGGTCGGTACCGTGCGCATTGGCACGCCCGATGATTACGTCATGCGCTTTCTGCCGGGCATCCTGTCGCGCTTTGCGCAGTTCTACCCGCTGATCCAGATCGAGGTTCACTGCGAATCGACCCGGCAACTGTTGCAGCGCCAGGACCTGGACCTGTCCATCGTCACCCGCGAGCCGGGTAACGAGATTGGTCAACTGCTGCGCAAGGAGCGTTTTGTCTGGGCCGAAGCCCAATGCTTCAGCGCCCATGAGCAAACGCCGCTGCCGCTGGCGATGTTCAACAGTGATTGTTTCTGCCGCCTCTGGGCATGCAATGCCCTGGATGCCATGGGCCGCGACTACCGCATTGCCTACAACAGCTCCAGCCTGTCGGCGTTGATGGCCGTGGTCAGCGCGGGGCTTGCGATCACCGCGCAGCTGGAAAGCCTGATCACACCGGACATGCGCATCCTTGGCGCCAACGAAGACCTGCCGCTGCTGCCGGAAGCCAGCATCATGCTGATCCGCAACCTGAACAACCCTTCGCCGATCACCGAATGCCTGGCCGAGCACATCGTCGAAGGTTTCAAACTTTAA
- a CDS encoding LysR family transcriptional regulator, with amino-acid sequence MNPNQLTEQLGLFLDVLESGSFSAASRRHPLTPSAVARRIDSLESAVGSQLFIRSTHAVRATPAGLAFAERARRIVAELRLARAEAVSLSSAPEGLIRVDAPAAFGRRHLAPVIADFLTLYPGLDVQLHLIDSFVDMQGSNLGKVDLVLRAGQMADTRLVATPLASMVRIACASPDYLQRRGVPTDPAQLTEHDGLDWEGLAPPFAWRFERDGQMHLHRPARIRMSANNAEALVCGALAGLGIAHLPTWLASEYLLRGELQPLFCENGLPKPESTGIYALRLEQQPSSRSRLLLEYLKTRFSPIPPWDLALQTNLDRH; translated from the coding sequence ATGAACCCCAATCAATTGACCGAACAACTTGGCCTGTTTCTCGATGTGCTGGAAAGCGGCAGTTTTTCCGCCGCGTCCCGACGCCATCCATTGACGCCTTCGGCCGTGGCGCGGCGCATCGACAGCCTCGAAAGCGCCGTCGGCAGCCAGTTGTTCATTCGCAGCACCCATGCCGTGCGCGCGACCCCGGCTGGTCTGGCTTTTGCCGAGCGTGCGCGGCGGATCGTCGCTGAACTGCGTCTGGCCCGTGCGGAAGCGGTGTCCCTGAGCAGTGCGCCGGAAGGTTTGATTCGGGTGGATGCGCCGGCAGCGTTCGGACGCCGACACCTGGCGCCGGTGATTGCCGATTTCCTGACGCTTTACCCCGGTCTCGACGTGCAATTACACCTGATCGACAGCTTTGTCGACATGCAGGGCTCGAACCTGGGCAAAGTCGATCTGGTGTTGCGTGCAGGGCAAATGGCCGACACCCGGTTGGTGGCCACGCCGCTGGCGAGCATGGTGCGCATCGCCTGCGCCAGCCCGGATTACCTGCAACGCCGTGGCGTGCCGACTGACCCTGCGCAGCTGACTGAACACGATGGTCTTGATTGGGAAGGCCTGGCGCCGCCGTTCGCCTGGCGCTTTGAACGAGATGGGCAGATGCACCTGCACCGGCCAGCGCGAATCCGCATGAGCGCCAATAATGCCGAGGCACTGGTCTGTGGTGCACTGGCCGGGTTGGGCATCGCGCATTTACCGACCTGGCTGGCCAGCGAATATTTATTACGCGGCGAACTGCAGCCGCTGTTCTGCGAAAACGGTCTGCCAAAACCGGAAAGCACCGGCATTTATGCGTTGCGCCTGGAGCAGCAACCCAGTTCGCGCAGCCGCTTGTTGCTGGAATACCTGAAGACCCGTTTCAGTCCCATCCCGCCGTGGGATCTGGCGCTGCAAACCAACCTGGACCGCCACTAG
- a CDS encoding crotonase/enoyl-CoA hydratase family protein gives MNQPGTSRVTRERHGHILMIGLDRVAKRNAFDLDLLNELSLAYGEFEADSEARVAVVFGHGEHFTAGLDLVSAGAALAEGWQAPPGGCDPWGVLAGPRVSKPVIVAAQGYCLTVGIELMLAADINLCASNTRFAQKEVQRGIFPFGGATLRLHQVAGWGNAMRWLLTGDEFDAHDALHLGLVQEVMASEDLLPRAIELAERIARQAPLGVQATLMSARQARYEGEMAAAQALPAQVKKLLNSEDAKEGVRSMIEKRPGVFKGV, from the coding sequence ATGAATCAGCCCGGCACCAGTCGTGTAACCCGTGAACGACACGGTCATATCCTGATGATCGGCCTGGATAGGGTGGCCAAACGCAATGCCTTCGACCTCGACCTGCTCAACGAACTCAGTCTGGCCTATGGCGAGTTCGAGGCCGACAGCGAGGCGCGGGTCGCGGTGGTGTTCGGCCATGGCGAGCATTTCACCGCTGGGCTCGATCTGGTCAGCGCCGGCGCGGCTCTGGCCGAAGGCTGGCAGGCACCGCCCGGCGGCTGCGACCCATGGGGCGTGCTCGCAGGCCCCCGGGTCAGCAAACCGGTGATAGTCGCGGCTCAAGGCTACTGCCTGACCGTTGGCATCGAGTTGATGCTGGCCGCCGACATTAACCTGTGCGCCAGCAATACCCGTTTTGCCCAGAAGGAAGTGCAGCGCGGGATCTTCCCGTTCGGCGGCGCCACTTTGCGCCTGCATCAGGTCGCCGGCTGGGGCAATGCCATGCGCTGGCTGCTCACCGGCGATGAATTCGACGCTCATGACGCCTTGCATCTGGGGTTGGTGCAGGAGGTCATGGCCAGCGAGGACTTGTTGCCACGGGCAATTGAACTGGCGGAGCGGATTGCCCGGCAGGCACCGCTGGGTGTTCAGGCGACGTTGATGTCTGCCCGACAGGCGCGCTATGAGGGTGAAATGGCAGCAGCTCAGGCTTTGCCGGCGCAGGTGAAAAAATTGCTGAATAGCGAGGATGCCAAGGAGGGTGTGCGGTCGATGATCGAGAAGCGGCCGGGTGTTTTCAAAGGGGTTTGA
- a CDS encoding spermidine synthase encodes MTEERVEHLLAEVQDEFGVIRVLEVADYRFLEFGDAIEQSCVFTADPSWLEYDYTRAMLIGALCHEQPESALFLGLGAGTLTQACLKFLPLEDVEAIELRPDVPRLAIEYLGLDDDPRLYIRVGDALELLDTAEPADLIFVDLYTDVGPGVGHLAWGFLENCQKRLNPGGWLVINQWATDDGRPLGAALLRGLYHRHYWELPVKEGNVILIVPSELDQELDMDGLIARAEGLAPRLGYSLQSLIKAIRPAT; translated from the coding sequence ATGACTGAGGAGCGCGTCGAGCATCTGCTCGCCGAGGTACAGGACGAGTTCGGCGTGATTCGCGTGCTGGAAGTGGCCGATTACCGTTTTCTGGAGTTCGGTGATGCCATCGAACAGAGTTGCGTGTTCACCGCTGACCCGAGCTGGCTCGAGTACGATTACACCCGGGCGATGCTGATTGGCGCGCTGTGCCACGAACAGCCAGAGAGTGCGCTGTTTCTCGGGCTCGGAGCCGGCACTCTGACCCAGGCTTGCCTCAAGTTCCTGCCGCTGGAAGACGTCGAAGCCATCGAGCTGCGCCCGGATGTACCGCGCCTGGCCATCGAATACCTCGGGCTGGATGATGATCCGCGGTTGTACATCCGCGTTGGCGATGCCCTGGAATTGCTCGATACGGCTGAACCGGCCGATCTGATTTTCGTCGACCTCTATACCGATGTCGGGCCGGGTGTCGGGCATCTGGCCTGGGGTTTTCTGGAAAACTGTCAGAAGCGGTTGAATCCGGGTGGCTGGCTGGTGATCAACCAGTGGGCCACCGACGATGGTCGACCGTTGGGGGCGGCGTTGTTGCGCGGTCTCTATCACCGGCATTACTGGGAGCTGCCGGTGAAGGAGGGCAACGTGATTCTGATCGTGCCATCTGAGCTGGATCAGGAACTGGATATGGATGGGCTGATCGCGCGCGCTGAAGGCCTGGCGCCGCGATTGGGGTATTCGTTGCAGTCGTTGATCAAGGCGATTCGGCCGGCGACATAG
- a CDS encoding organic hydroperoxide resistance protein, protein MQTLYTAIATSTGGRDGRAISSDNVLDVKLATPKELGGAGGAATNPEQLFAAGYSACFIGALKFVASQTKRKIPDNASITAHVGIGQIPGGFGLDIDLHISLPGLEQADAQSLVEAAHQVCPYSNATRGNVDVRLHVTV, encoded by the coding sequence ATGCAAACTCTCTACACCGCAATCGCAACCTCCACCGGCGGCCGTGACGGTCGTGCGATCTCCAGCGACAACGTCCTGGACGTCAAACTCGCTACCCCGAAAGAACTCGGTGGTGCCGGCGGCGCAGCAACCAACCCAGAACAACTGTTTGCAGCTGGCTACTCCGCCTGCTTCATCGGCGCACTGAAATTCGTCGCCAGCCAGACCAAACGCAAAATCCCGGACAACGCGTCGATCACCGCCCACGTCGGCATCGGCCAGATCCCTGGCGGTTTCGGTCTGGACATCGACCTGCACATCAGCTTGCCGGGTCTTGAACAAGCCGATGCACAAAGCCTGGTAGAAGCCGCCCACCAAGTCTGCCCGTACTCCAACGCCACCCGTGGCAACGTCGATGTGCGCCTGCACGTCACCGTCTAA